From Acidimicrobiales bacterium, the proteins below share one genomic window:
- a CDS encoding 8-amino-7-oxononanoate synthase, whose protein sequence is MPARSAWDEWVHQRNQGVLASGRRREVRDLDGGRPETTLSADGRPVVSFASNDYLGLSQHPAVIEASRSATAELGTGSGSARLIVGARPVHRDLEADLAAWKGTEAALLFSTGFAANLGVLATLGADPDTLIISDELNHASIIDGTRLARAQVAVSVHGDVDHVAALLDAHPGRAMVVTDSVFSMDGDVAPVDDLAAVCADRGALLVIDEAHAVLGPATPRLSGLDVVVVGTLSKALGSLGGFLAAPRAYVELLTSTARSFIFTTATPPGDAAAAAAALAIVRSPEGDGLRTRLRRHIDRLLPGHPSPIIPVLLGDEERALAVAAALLDRGLLVPAIRPPTVAPGTCRLRIALSAAHTDEQVETLAVALDELGCTP, encoded by the coding sequence ATGCCCGCACGCTCGGCCTGGGACGAGTGGGTGCACCAGCGGAATCAGGGTGTCCTCGCGTCGGGACGCCGCCGGGAGGTCCGTGACCTCGACGGCGGGCGACCCGAGACCACGTTGAGCGCCGACGGCCGACCGGTCGTCTCCTTCGCCTCCAACGACTACCTCGGTCTCTCCCAGCACCCGGCGGTCATCGAGGCGTCCCGTTCGGCCACCGCCGAGCTGGGGACCGGGTCGGGGTCAGCCCGGCTCATCGTCGGAGCGCGCCCCGTCCACCGGGACCTCGAGGCCGACCTGGCGGCATGGAAGGGCACGGAGGCGGCGCTGCTGTTCAGCACGGGCTTCGCCGCCAACCTCGGCGTCCTGGCCACCCTCGGCGCCGACCCCGACACCCTGATCATCAGCGACGAGCTCAACCACGCGTCGATCATCGACGGCACCCGCTTGGCCCGCGCCCAGGTGGCGGTGTCGGTCCACGGCGACGTCGACCACGTCGCCGCGCTCCTCGACGCCCACCCTGGCCGGGCGATGGTCGTCACCGACTCCGTGTTCTCGATGGACGGCGACGTCGCCCCCGTCGACGACCTCGCCGCCGTGTGCGCCGACCGGGGCGCCCTCCTGGTGATCGACGAGGCCCACGCCGTGCTGGGCCCGGCCACGCCCCGGCTCTCGGGCCTCGACGTGGTGGTCGTGGGGACGCTGTCCAAGGCCCTGGGGTCCCTCGGCGGCTTCCTGGCGGCGCCGCGTGCCTACGTCGAGCTGCTCACCTCGACGGCCCGGTCGTTCATCTTCACCACCGCCACCCCGCCGGGTGACGCCGCCGCCGCGGCCGCCGCCCTCGCCATCGTGCGCTCGCCGGAGGGGGACGGGCTCCGCACCCGTTTGCGACGCCACATCGACCGGCTCCTCCCCGGCCACCCCTCCCCCATCATCCCGGTGCTGTTGGGCGACGAGGAGCGGGCACTGGCCGTGGCGGCCGCGCTGCTCGACCGGGGCCTGCTGGTGCCCGCCATCCGACCCCCGACGGTGGCGCCGGGCACCTGTCGCCTCCGCATCGCGCTGTCCGCGGCCCACACCGACGAGCAGGTCGAGACCCTCGCCGTCGCCCTCGACGAGCTGGGGTGCACGCCATGA
- a CDS encoding VCBS repeat-containing protein, with product MRRHLLALVAGLVVIAGSPFALAASPTAPVAEARSWGDDPLDEVYAAANAVDRCGLPRDAFVAAMLAPSWPETGASGNLSPSPMTLSRWDNQSALYAFGNAGTPYRRAFWHPGVGLWQYDSAGLGAPFTASQRADIRVMATAMAQTISARYCGATGSVPDRLNRAWLPWHGCNENRCLAIWIEIYNINTQRLRDVVRDAAVSNTGGVVQRTCRGPGASGTFACWRIDPAKAEGYGAGGVGWASPSSSAPAPLTAPFYTYAAGGYEYRHWLRSDTGYGSGVWARRPLGQNARTSLQWAGGESLCDVSSGAGACCPLLPGSRSCIPVSVAGSYQPVAGDYNGDGVDDIIWYAPGGATDYLWQGTVYGRFVGRAITVNGTYTPVAGDFDGNGTDDVLWYKPGGSGPDDVLWRGKRNGTFRSSGVRVGGDFLPAAADFNGDGREDIFWYGDGRAADYVWFGTARGFTSKAYTQDGTGLMPLAANYDGDERADVFFYGADGIADSVWYGNAGRSFRKKGEPQIGGSYLPVAGRLNRGRRADILWYRPGTAADVLYLGAPGRTFEGRSVDIDEVFVPFAGDFNGNGVEDVFWYGPGGARDALTLNG from the coding sequence GTGAGGCGCCATCTCCTCGCCCTGGTCGCCGGGCTGGTCGTCATCGCCGGCAGCCCGTTCGCGCTCGCCGCGTCGCCGACCGCGCCGGTGGCCGAAGCCCGGTCCTGGGGCGACGACCCGCTCGACGAGGTCTACGCCGCCGCCAACGCGGTCGATCGCTGCGGCCTGCCCCGTGACGCCTTCGTCGCCGCGATGCTGGCCCCCTCCTGGCCCGAGACGGGGGCCTCGGGGAACCTCTCCCCGTCGCCGATGACCCTCAGCCGGTGGGACAACCAGTCGGCGCTGTACGCGTTCGGCAACGCCGGCACGCCCTACCGCCGGGCCTTCTGGCACCCCGGGGTCGGGCTCTGGCAGTACGACTCGGCCGGCCTCGGGGCGCCGTTCACCGCCAGCCAGCGGGCCGACATCCGGGTCATGGCCACGGCCATGGCCCAGACCATCTCCGCCCGGTACTGCGGGGCCACCGGCTCGGTGCCCGATCGACTCAACCGGGCGTGGCTGCCGTGGCACGGCTGCAACGAGAACCGGTGCCTGGCCATCTGGATCGAGATCTACAACATCAACACCCAGCGCCTGCGGGACGTCGTCCGGGACGCGGCGGTGTCCAACACCGGTGGCGTCGTGCAGCGCACGTGCCGTGGCCCGGGCGCCTCGGGCACGTTCGCGTGCTGGCGGATCGATCCGGCCAAGGCCGAGGGCTACGGCGCCGGCGGGGTGGGCTGGGCGAGCCCCTCGTCTTCGGCCCCCGCACCCCTCACCGCGCCCTTCTACACCTACGCGGCGGGCGGCTACGAGTACCGCCACTGGCTCCGTTCGGACACCGGCTACGGCAGCGGCGTGTGGGCGAGGCGCCCGCTCGGCCAGAACGCCCGCACCAGCCTCCAGTGGGCCGGCGGTGAGTCCCTCTGCGACGTGTCCAGCGGCGCCGGGGCGTGTTGTCCGCTGCTGCCCGGGTCGCGTAGCTGCATCCCGGTGAGCGTGGCCGGCAGCTACCAGCCGGTCGCCGGCGACTACAACGGCGACGGCGTCGACGACATCATCTGGTACGCGCCCGGTGGGGCCACGGACTACCTCTGGCAGGGCACCGTGTACGGGCGCTTCGTGGGTCGGGCCATCACGGTGAACGGGACCTACACCCCGGTCGCCGGAGACTTCGACGGCAACGGCACCGACGACGTGCTCTGGTACAAGCCCGGTGGCAGCGGACCCGACGACGTCCTGTGGCGGGGAAAGCGCAACGGCACGTTCCGAAGCTCCGGCGTCCGGGTGGGCGGGGACTTCCTCCCGGCCGCCGCCGACTTCAACGGCGACGGGCGCGAGGACATCTTCTGGTACGGCGACGGTCGGGCGGCCGACTACGTCTGGTTCGGGACGGCCCGCGGCTTCACCAGCAAGGCCTACACCCAGGACGGCACCGGGCTGATGCCCCTGGCCGCCAACTACGACGGCGACGAGCGGGCCGACGTGTTCTTCTACGGCGCCGACGGGATCGCCGACTCGGTCTGGTACGGGAACGCCGGCCGCTCGTTCCGGAAGAAGGGCGAGCCCCAGATCGGCGGCAGCTACCTGCCCGTGGCCGGCCGCCTCAACCGGGGCCGCCGAGCCGACATCCTCTGGTACCGCCCCGGAACGGCGGCCGACGTCCTCTACCTCGGAGCGCCCGGCCGCACGTTCGAAGGCCGCAGCGTCGACATCGACGAGGTCTTCGTGCCCTTCGCCGGCGACTTCAACGGCAACGGCGTCGAGGACGTCTTCTGGTACGGCCCCGGCGGCGCCCGCGACGCGCTCACCCTCAACGGCTGA
- a CDS encoding dethiobiotin synthase, with amino-acid sequence MTSRPDRLVVVAGTGTEVGKTWCAARIIEHLRAAGVTVGARKPAQSFDPDDPYPTDAAVLAGATGEAEDDVCAPDQCYPVPLAPPMAATALDRPPIFLADLVAASSSWPTPAPEIGFVELAGGVRSPLANEGDGDGVALTAALAPDSVLLVADAGLGTINSVRLSVEALASGCRVPIVVLLNRYDPADDLHERNRAWLAHQDGLDVVTTPADAAGRLRVLRPADPLRPDHP; translated from the coding sequence ATGACGTCCCGGCCGGATCGTCTCGTGGTCGTCGCCGGCACCGGCACCGAGGTCGGCAAGACGTGGTGCGCCGCTCGGATCATCGAGCACCTGCGGGCGGCCGGCGTCACCGTGGGCGCCCGCAAGCCGGCCCAGTCGTTCGACCCCGACGACCCCTATCCCACCGACGCCGCCGTGCTGGCCGGCGCCACCGGCGAGGCCGAGGACGACGTCTGCGCGCCCGACCAGTGCTATCCCGTGCCCCTCGCCCCCCCGATGGCCGCCACCGCCCTCGACCGACCGCCGATCTTCCTGGCCGATCTCGTGGCGGCGTCGTCCTCGTGGCCCACGCCGGCCCCCGAGATCGGCTTCGTGGAGCTGGCCGGCGGCGTCCGCTCACCCTTGGCGAACGAGGGCGACGGCGACGGCGTCGCCCTCACCGCCGCGCTGGCCCCCGACAGCGTCCTGCTCGTGGCCGACGCCGGGCTGGGCACCATCAACTCGGTGCGCCTCTCCGTCGAGGCGCTGGCGTCAGGGTGCCGGGTTCCGATCGTGGTCCTGCTCAACCGCTACGACCCCGCCGACGACCTCCACGAGCGCAACCGGGCCTGGCTGGCCCACCAGGACGGCCTGGACGTCGTCACCACCCCCGCCGACGCCGCCGGCCGCCTCCGGGTGCTCCGCCCCGCCGACCCCCTCCGCCCCGACCACCCCTGA